In Bradyrhizobium guangxiense, the following are encoded in one genomic region:
- a CDS encoding lysylphosphatidylglycerol synthase transmembrane domain-containing protein has product MHGLLPALKRGFKKWIGWRRLGVAASIFIIAFAITTLVRTLKGIDTGVILTALTEIPRGSIGMAAVCVFFAFCTLTFYDFFALRTIGKKHVPYRIAALSSFTSYSIGHNIGATVFTGGAIRFRIYSDYGLNAIDVAKICFLSGLTFWLGNIFVLSIGMAIHPDAASSMDQLPSSLNRLIALGGLASIIAYLVWLSMGEKRRELGQKGWKVVLPSAPLTLVQILIGVIDLGFCATAMYLLMPANPPIDFMSLAVVFILATLLGFASHAPGSIGVFDAAMLLALPEFGREQLLATLLVFRILYFVIPFGLAISIMGTRELWMNVVEPWQERRRLAEACAQANLPKEVTPMERERLLRQANKR; this is encoded by the coding sequence ATGCACGGACTGCTGCCCGCGCTGAAGCGCGGCTTCAAGAAATGGATCGGTTGGCGTCGGCTCGGAGTTGCCGCGAGCATCTTCATCATCGCCTTCGCGATCACCACGCTGGTGCGGACCCTCAAGGGCATCGATACCGGGGTCATCCTGACGGCGTTAACCGAGATTCCCCGCGGGAGTATCGGGATGGCGGCAGTCTGCGTGTTTTTCGCGTTCTGTACGCTGACCTTTTACGACTTTTTTGCACTGCGAACGATCGGCAAGAAGCACGTGCCTTATCGCATCGCGGCGCTCTCCAGCTTCACGTCCTATTCGATCGGCCACAACATCGGCGCCACCGTCTTCACCGGCGGTGCGATCCGCTTCCGGATCTATTCCGACTACGGACTGAACGCGATCGACGTCGCAAAGATCTGCTTCCTGTCGGGCCTGACCTTCTGGCTCGGTAACATCTTCGTGCTCTCGATCGGCATGGCGATCCATCCGGATGCCGCCTCCTCGATGGATCAGCTGCCCTCGTCGCTCAACCGGCTGATCGCGCTTGGCGGCCTCGCCTCGATCATCGCCTACCTGGTCTGGCTCAGCATGGGCGAGAAGCGGCGCGAGCTCGGCCAGAAGGGCTGGAAGGTGGTGCTGCCGTCGGCTCCGCTGACGCTGGTCCAGATCCTGATCGGCGTGATCGATCTCGGCTTCTGCGCCACCGCGATGTACCTCCTGATGCCGGCCAATCCGCCGATCGACTTCATGTCGCTTGCCGTGGTGTTCATCCTGGCGACGCTGCTCGGCTTCGCCAGTCACGCCCCCGGCTCGATCGGCGTGTTCGATGCCGCCATGCTGCTGGCACTACCCGAATTCGGCCGCGAGCAGCTTCTGGCGACGCTGCTGGTGTTCCGCATCCTCTATTTCGTGATCCCGTTCGGCCTCGCCATCTCCATCATGGGCACGCGCGAGCTCTGGATGAACGTGGTCGAGCCCTGGCAGGAGCGGCGGCGGCTGGCGGAGGCCTGCGCGCAGGCCAATCTGCCCAAAGAGGTAACGCCAATGGAGCGCGAGCGGCTGCTGCGGCAGGCCAACAAGCGCTAA